The Dermacentor silvarum isolate Dsil-2018 chromosome 3, BIME_Dsil_1.4, whole genome shotgun sequence region tcctggGCCGTTTAGCGCTACAACTAGTCATCTGTcatattctttctctctctctctctttccatctttccttccttctttctttctttgtttgtttctttcttgtctctggctcatacccgcatatccctggctcatacgggcatatgcaatgcgggtatgcgcctcccgtgattttattatcgttaatcgtgacgtaactgacgataATGCGATGTTATTGATTGTATGACCCATCactcatgttagtcatacattcgtacccttccatgccaattttggcatatGCCAAGTAAAGAACAAGaggaacgtaaactttattttcaaatcaatcgGATTTGAGTCCGGAGTCcggccgcggacgcggttccgagaccttgtctcgtagcggcttcctcggctcgctggacgggccagagttgtgctgtcaggttcgagctgagcagtgcggtcttcaaGTGCGAgaggaggctggcggtggaagagacggaggggtcggcactgcccgaattgtttgttaaatcctgacactcccataacatgtgatcaAGCGTACGAGACGCGAATTTTCGccaggttttcgatagggttttaacgtggcaccaccaccaccaccaccgacacttgtgaggcaatacgagcttcgcttgaaaatgaaCACTGTCCTTCGGGAAGCATATCACGTCGCCTACAGAGGCGCACCGGCCGAAAAGTGGAACGGTATCGTCATTCACGGTTCGTTTGTCACCGGGTCTGAGTTTGCTGGGCGACGGACTGCatagcaaagctttctttactgCAGCTTGTGCGGTACGTCGAAGTCTTTTTGCAGAATAGCGTATACGGGCTGGGCGCTCACAGAGCTTTCTTCTGAAGATTCCATTCTTTCGCATATACTTAACGCAGCCGATCGTGGTTTCGCAGTTCGCAGCGTGAATTGCGCGAACAGCTGTGTACCTTTCCTTTGCGGTCGGAGGCTCGACGCCAGCACTCGAGTTTGTACTCCGAATTAGAAATGATTTGTTGCTTTAGCTTAAGTTGGCATCCCTTGCGCGCACTGCGAGCGGCTCGCTTTCACGATGCTTTGAACTTGCTGGCGTGAAAGTTCCACGACGTGAGAGGAACGCGCAATTCTTACGAAACGAAACTATATTTGAACATAATCTTTCTTACAGTAAAGCTGTTAGCGCGACTGGAAGCGCTCAAAAAACGTTGTGTGCGTGTTTTCACTATAGTCTAAGCAGGTTCTCTTCCAAAAGCTGTCAACAACTCATTTGAATGCCATAATGTCTACTCAGGCCTTTATTCACTGCAGCTTGAAAAGTTGAGCTGGTACAGCTAGCAGGGCTCTACGTTTGTACGAGCCACGACAACTACGAATTGAGGCGCCATACGCAATGAAACTTTCAGTATTTCGGCATTTATATACTAGTCGTCACCAGCCAGCTGACGAGTTAAATCTTGACATAGGGGGAACAGGTATCCAAGATTTACCTGTTTCACCCGAGTGGCAAACTTCGTTCACATTATGGCAATTGATTTGAATCACTTGCGCAATGAAATTGTATTTATAGGTGATGGGCTGCGAACGAAACGAATGTATGCTGCAAGCGAACTGCTGCTGTATTACCATCAACATTTGGCGACGGACCTCGTTCGAAGGCAGTTCTGACGCCACACGTTTTAGCCATAAATCCACAGAATTGACGATGACACTTTTAAGTGCATAGTATTGCTGGAAACTTACACATAGGGAagcgaaaattgaatttcttaatACGTCCATGTGGCAAAGTGATTTTTCAAAGGACCAAAAAATAAAGCGTCAGTGCATAGCTTGCAGATCGCCAAATTATTCTCTACATTGCTGTAAACGGGGCAAGATGCGCGTGTCTATATATCAGCCTTAAACACGAGAGATTATCACAGCACGATTTGTAGAGCATCCGCGCTAAAACAGCGTAGATGCCTGGAATAGAGCGTATTAGATAAAACTGTCGACGCACCACAAAGGCATATTTAAGAGTCTTTGCGAAAGGTTAAACGAAGAAGTTAGTTATGCAACTAACAAAATGATGTTTAAACGATAAAACATTAACACATGCACATGATGTATTGCCGCGTAGAAAAAGGCCAGTCAACGTTCTCCTAGTGTCCGGCGTTTATCGTTGCTTTGCACTTCCAGCGATGCGATGTTTGCGTTATCAGGCACCGCTTGAGCGATTCCCGACGATGCCTCGAACGGTATGTCTGACAGCTCGTCTGGCAGAACAGTACGCTCTTTGGTGTCTGGCAGCCGAACCACCAAGAATGCAGCGGTGAGACCTAGCAGAGACACCATGACCAGAGGCAACCACGACACCTGCAAAACGTCTAGGTAGACGGCGAGTGGAGTGGCGATGCTGGCCGCTGCCGAAAAGCACGTGCACATGGCTAGGCCCGAGCAGCGCACCACTGTAGGGTACACTTCTGCTGTGTACAGCGTTAGAACGGCTTGCGATGCGTCCGTGACCACGCTCGCAAGCGTCAGCAGCGTAGCGCTGGAGACAACATTCGAATCGCCCCATGCAGCAGTCGCGAAGATGACAATTGCGGCGACGACCAGAGCCCAAGCCAGGGACGTCTTTCGGCCGACGTGCGCAGCAGAAGCCATAGCGCCCAGCTCGCCAGGGATGGACAGCAGCGCGAAGAGGGCCATGAGCGCCAGCGGATAGAACCCCAAGTAGTGAATTTTCAGCCACGTCACCTGCAACGTAAACGCAGTCACGCACCAGCAGAAGTAAAGGATGGCATTATCCTTCCAACGGCACCACAGACGCGCTGCCTCGTAGCAAGTACTCATGCGAGTACCTTCTGGGCGCTCCAATTCACGACGCTGGCGCCCCCACTGGAGGCGCACATCGAAAATGTTCTCGCCGTTGAGCGTAGCCGCACGCATGATGACTGTTTCGGCCTCATCTAGCCGGCCTCTGGCCAGCAACCAGCGTGGGGACTCCACCAGGCACGTGATCGACCGCAGCATCATGAGGCAAGGTAGCATACCGGCCAGCTGCAACGTGTACCAGCTGAACCCGGCCAACATCATTGCGGATGCGATGACGGCACCGATAACCTTGCTCAACAACACCGCCATCGCGTAGAGAGAGCGCCGCTCAGGTGCCAGAACTTCCACCACGAGCACAAAGCTCGTGTTGAAAAGCGTGGTCGTGGCGGCTCCAAGGATGAAACGCATGACTATGAACGTGTTTAGCCTGACGAACAACAGAATCACCATGACCGCCGCTTGGACAACGATCACTGTGAACTGCATCACGGGCTTTCGCCCCAGCCAGTCTGCCAATGGCCCCATGATGAGCAAAGCGCAGAAGGCGCCCATGGCGAAGGCGGCACAGCTCAGCGGCAGGTACCAAGCACGTTCGCAGACCAAGCCAAACTCCTTAACGATGGAGTAGTGATATACGGAGGGCGCGTACTCCCAGCTAGTGCACGGCACCGTGGCTACACTGGTTCCGTTCCATTCGGCATACATGCGGCACCGGCTGTAGTGGCCGTCGTCGGTGCGTGGCACCATCTGGTGTTTCCATTCTTCTGTAGACATGTTGCGCAGATTCTTGGGTCTAGCGCACCAGTGGTCGATATCGTGCTGGACACTCTGCAACGGCAGTGTCTGAAAgggcaccatgaaggctacgagCAAGCCGAAGTGAAACGTCGTCGTTTGGAAGCGACCGTTCCTGCCCACGAGAAAAGAAGCCTTCTCGCGCCGCAAGCAACTGGCCATCCTGTTGTTGATTGCATGCGGCGGTCCGGGCGAGCCATCCCGAGGCAAGCTCAGCGAAGTGCGCGACAGGGATTGCCGGCTGCGGCTAATGGACTGCACGCTATCGCGTGGCTGGCTTTGCCTACGCGATATTGAGGCAAACCCGGGCTGCTTCCCGCCTACGTCGCAGGGTGGTAGAGTGATCACGGGTGCAGTACTGGCACGCTTGTGTTGCGGAGACATCTGAAATTCTTCGGGGCTGCGGTTTACTGACAGAGAGCGGGGGCGGCCCAGCAACGGTGACAGCAGCTGCCGAGTTTTGGTTGCCCAGGAACCAGAATGGGTCTTCAAAGGGTGGGACTTCAAAACCTCCACTTCACTCAGCGACGAGCTCCGCTTCACCACTGACGGGAACGATGGCTTCCTATTTAGATGCCGGTCGGCCATACGGGAGCTTGCCGAGTGCGTACGTTGCTCCGAAGTCAGGCGTGTCTCGGACCGCGTAGCAAAAGACGTCACCGAAAGTCTAGGCTTCGGATATACGCCAATCTTCGATCTTCGAGTCGCAGAGAGCGTCGAGCACCGCGGTGACAGTGTAGCAGAAGTGGAGTTTGCTGAGGAATGCGACGATAATCGTCGGGCGGTACCAGTGGACGCGGAAATGGGGAGTACTACCTGTGCCGGCGGGGATTGAGACGGCGAAGACAAGTACGAAGGCACCGTAGCGCTGAAGGCAGCGTCGTCTGTCTGTGGTGACGCCGGAGATTGGAAAGGGGAGGACATCGACGGCGACGTAGCTTCTCGCATCGTTGACGATGCCTGCAACTCCTGGTCACGTGGTCTCGCCTTCCATGCTAGGCTTCGTTCGCTCGGCTCCTCCGTGGTCGACACAGGGAGCTCAGACGGCGGTGTCTGGAAGCCTTCGTTCTTCCGTCTTCGCTTGGAACCGTGACGTCGTAGCTTGGACATAGTCAAGCCTGCCGACGAGTCCCGTAGAGCGCGCTCTTACAGTCTCAGAGCGAAGACGACTGCTTCAACGGAGTGAGGAAGAGCTTGCTGTTGTTGTCGCCTTCAAAAGATCCTTGGTGACGTTCATCGTTCGTTGTTGCTTCTTCTTCTGATGCATGCCTCGCGGCAGTCTCGAGCCATTTCTCACTCGTCATCTTCGTTACCGTGCGCTACCATCTGCATCCGTTGCTTATTGAATgaatgcaaatatatatatatatatatatatatatatatatatatatatataatcaactTGGATATCTGGTAATTCTGGAGGTTTTATAATAAGGGTTAGCAGCGGAAACAAAATTATTCTCATTAAGAGAGAACATCGTTAAAACAAATTGCAGAAATGTTGTATCTCGCAGTACACAGAAGAACGACACGAAGCTGTGTGCCAATGCACATAATTCTTTTTCTGCATGCTTGTTTTCTAGCTGACTCACGTGCCACACTTAATTCTGAGCTCATCTTCGTCTTCTTCAGTATACGGCAGGCAGCTAATTCACTTAAAAATGTTGTAGAATCATATATGTGCGTAGTACTTtattataaaaaaatgtcacagtttcgccctaagggcgaagcaatgaatgcgatagcaacacagcaatgtcatacgaagtaaggtgagcggctttggtagcaatatgaattgtagtaaacatgagctgattaagtaagcaggtgtgctgcggcgtaagtagaccgacatgaagagagactcgatgaccacgagaaggcgcgtgtgaaacggtggtgttgatgagaaaggcttcccgggggctgcgcgtgcgaagggacacacctggagcgctgcactgccgatccgggcagcattgcatgtgtagcgtgcgttggaaaatgtcgcccgactattactaactgaatgaacaagcgtggtgtgagcgcgcacaaacaaacatgaatagatcacactgaatgactgcagacaacgactgtcaaaacgctggcagcaagcagatacgccgcagcgggcgaaggtacgcgcggtctatcgcttcaacggaaactgagcggcgaatgcacagcgcataaaggtctgagcagtgtggagataagagacggtgcgcgcgagcgacgagtgacgagcgcgattgttagcagagtagaagcgcccccccccccccccccccccccccgctttctccggcgctggcttcccgcttccttgcttgcgcgtgggagattgagtgcgttcgctctccgtgatagcgcgcgtccccgcacgcttccgctcgggcatacggcgcgcggcgaagattttatccatacggaacctcacggcgacggcgacgacgacggcgacggcagaaatccgattgaagtgtccatataattgctatcgcaataaaatatattcGACTTAGGCAAGAAGGTTTGGGGAATGTAGTGTTCATGCTGTAACTCGTTCCCAATATAGTTGTTCACAAAGGCGATTTAAAGGTCTTAATGTGACATTCAGTAAcgtaatttctctctctctcttcataaaGGTGGGCAAACTGCAATTACGCGTGCAAATAATGCGCTCATGCGAAGAACCTAAATGAACTGAAAGTGAGTGAATATTTGCATCTTTTTAGAAAATGCAGATAGTGCAATGACTCTTATGATACCCTTGGTCGAGTAACCTCAAGTGTACCATGactaataaaataaaatgaatatatatttttgtggAACATATTGCAATATAAGGTAAGGTTTATATAAGTGACCTATTAATGCCGATAAGCATACTGCTGTGCTGCTGCACAGCTCTGTAATTTGGGCCAATAATGAAAGAGCAGGGAAAATTTAAACAATATCAAGAAGTTCTTGTCAAATGAAAAGTGCTAGAGTTTCTTCTGAACGAGAGAAGGAGCTAGGAGGCTCTGAAAAGAAAGATCTTATAACGTAATAATTTGATGTTTATACTGCCAAGCACATTGAACCGCGACTGTCGTCAGCGTCTCGGTACCTCTACCACGTCACCGACTCTTTAAACCTTAGCACCCAACACACATATCTTCCTCTATTCTTATACTGGAAGGGCAGCGCCGTTCCTAGAGTCAAGGTGCCTCAATAGGGTGTTTCTGCAATGCCGTAGCCAGAGTT contains the following coding sequences:
- the LOC119444792 gene encoding solute carrier family 22 member 13; this encodes MADRHLNRKPSFPSVVKRSSSLSEVEVLKSHPLKTHSGSWATKTRQLLSPLLGRPRSLSVNRSPEEFQMSPQHKRASTAPVITLPPCDVGGKQPGFASISRRQSQPRDSVQSISRSRQSLSRTSLSLPRDGSPGPPHAINNRMASCLRREKASFLVGRNGRFQTTTFHFGLLVAFMVPFQTLPLQSVQHDIDHWCARPKNLRNMSTEEWKHQMVPRTDDGHYSRCRMYAEWNGTSVATVPCTSWEYAPSVYHYSIVKEFGLVCERAWYLPLSCAAFAMGAFCALLIMGPLADWLGRKPVMQFTVIVVQAAVMVILLFVRLNTFIVMRFILGAATTTLFNTSFVLVVEVLAPERRSLYAMAVLLSKVIGAVIASAMMLAGFSWYTLQLAGMLPCLMMLRSITCLVESPRWLLARGRLDEAETVIMRAATLNGENIFDVRLQWGRQRRELERPEGTRMSTCYEAARLWCRWKDNAILYFCWCVTAFTLQVTWLKIHYLGFYPLALMALFALLSIPGELGAMASAAHVGRKTSLAWALVVAAIVIFATAAWGDSNVVSSATLLTLASVVTDASQAVLTLYTAEVYPTVVRCSGLAMCTCFSAAASIATPLAVYLDVLQVSWLPLVMVSLLGLTAAFLVVRLPDTKERTVLPDELSDIPFEASSGIAQAVPDNANIASLEVQSNDKRRTLGER